GTGGCGGTAAAGGAGATCATAAAGGCAATGGAGATGCCTGGAGACAAAGATCGCGACCCGCGGACGGGCATCCGTAAAATGGAGGTCCCACCGCATCGAAAACTTCTTGGCCACAGGATGAAAACGGCTGGCAATTTCACTGCGGGGCAAAGCAAACCCGGACAAATCCCATTCAGCACGCATGAAAAAGGTGTTGGACTGGCCGTCAATGTGTTGATCAGCATGGATAATATTCCCGCCATTTTTATAAATAAAGCTGGCCACCGCCGCCGTAATCCCTTTTTGGTCGGGACAGGAGGTCAGGATGATGGCATGCGGGGATCGGGATTGTCGGTCAAGCGGCATACGGGAATGAGTGGGATCCGATGTCATAGAATTCCGGGAAGTTAAGCAGAGATATTATAATACCGCCGGCGTGAAACATCCAGGGGAACTTACGTGACGACGCGATCACAGCGCAAGGGAAAAACAGCTTGAACAGCGCAGACAGCCACTAAAAATACTTCTTGGTGCGCACCAGCTCCCCTCGCTCATAAACCGTTTCCCTCAACAAAATGCCCGATTCCGAAAAGACACGCACCGTGCCTTCCGGCTCGCCGTCTGAATAGGCGATCTCCATCCACAACCGGCCGTTTTCGTGATACTTCCGGGCCTTTCCGTGCAGGACACCATTTTGGTAGGGATATTCATAGGAAAGATTGCCGTTAAGATAAAACCCCTTGGCCACGCTTGTCAGGCGGTCGTTTTCATACCACGCGAGACGCTTGACATCGCCATTATCATAATATTCAAAGAAAACGCCCTCATTCTGCAGTTGCTGGACATTGGCCAGGCCGTCCATCGACCCATGAGCCGCATAAAGCTCATAAAGGCCGTCCTGAATGACCCCTTCGCCTCTCGCGGATAACGGGAAGGCGAAAAGTAAAATCGATAAAAGCAGTAATGATTTTTGCATGATAACCCTCTCTTTCCGGAACATGCAACGCAGTTCAAGTATAAAATATCCTGTCCTGCGGATGCAACCTGGCGTGAAGGGCCTCTTGGGGCGCGGCAACGGCGGCTGTGAGGGAGAATGACAGCTATTTCATCCGTGTCAATTGGACGGTCATGAACATTCCCAGGAAGGGGTTCAGGGGGGAAAGCAGGGCCTCAATCCAGCGCGAGGCTGGGGACAAAAACGACGGCAAAAGTTGTTTCAGGGTGAACCCTCCGCTGAGGAGATACCGGAACGGCGTATGGAATTTGATCCTGTCAATACGAAATTGAGGATACTCTGTTTCAAAAGTCTTACGGTCCCGGCAGAAAACGATCCAAGGCAACGCCCCGTTGGCCGAAGACAGCGGGCCAGCGGAATCAAAACTCCAGCCCGCTTTTGGGAGGAATGGTTCGTGATGAAAATTTCGGTAAATAAAGCGTCCGAATAGGGAATTGGCCGGTTCGATCATGATGATCCGGCCCCCGGGCGCAAGGCAACGACCGGCTTCAGACAAGAAAACGCGGCTGTCGGGGATATGGTGCATCACGTTAAACATCACAAAAGCCCCTACAGCCCCATCCCGGAACGGTATCCGAAGCGCGGAAAAATTCAAATCAATCCCGTGCCCTAAAATCATATCGGAGGTCACGATGCCGGGGATGATGTCCTTGATAAAGCCTCCCCCACTTCCCAGTTCCACGACGCTTCCCCGGCCTTGAACCCCAGCCAGGGATTCACGAAAAATGGCATAAAACTCCGCATAAATTTCACGGAGAAGCCGCTTTTTGCGAATGATTTCCCCGTGAACGCGGGTTGTTTCAGG
This window of the Candidatus Omnitrophota bacterium genome carries:
- a CDS encoding class I SAM-dependent methyltransferase, which encodes MELGSGGGFIKDIIPGIVTSDMILGHGIDLNFSALRIPFRDGAVGAFVMFNVMHHIPDSRVFLSEAGRCLAPGGRIIMIEPANSLFGRFIYRNFHHEPFLPKAGWSFDSAGPLSSANGALPWIVFCRDRKTFETEYPQFRIDRIKFHTPFRYLLSGGFTLKQLLPSFLSPASRWIEALLSPLNPFLGMFMTVQLTRMK